The following proteins are co-located in the Prionailurus viverrinus isolate Anna chromosome A1, UM_Priviv_1.0, whole genome shotgun sequence genome:
- the ZIC2 gene encoding zinc finger protein ZIC 2, producing the protein MLLDAGPQFPAIGVGSFARHHHHSAAAAAAAAAEMQDRELSLAAAQNGFVDSAAAHMGAFKLNPGAHELSPGQSSAFTSQGPGAYPGSAAAAAAAAALGPHAAHVGSYSGPPFNSTRDFLFRSRGFGDSAPGGGQHGLFGPGAGGLHHAHSDAQGHLLFPGLPEQHGPHGSQNVLNGQMRLGLPGEVFGRSEQYRQVASPRTDPYSAAQLHNQYGPMNMNMGMNMAAAAAHHHHHHHHPGAFFRYMRQQCIKQELICKWIDPEQLSNPKKSCNKTFSTMHELVTHVSVEHVGGPEQSNHVCFWEECPREGKPFKAKYKLVNHIRVHTGEKPFPCPFPGCGKVFARSENLKIHKRTHTGEKPFQCEFEGCDRRFANSSDRKKHMHVHTSDKPYLCKMCDKSYTHPSSLRKHMKVHESSPQGSESSPAASSGYESSTPPGLVSPSAEPQSSSNLSPAAAAAAAAAAAAAAAVSAVHRGGGSGGGGASGGSGGGSGGGGGGGAGGGGGGGSGGGGSGTAGGHSGLSSNFNEWYV; encoded by the exons ATGCTCCTGGACGCGGGGCCGCAGTTCCCGGCCATCGGGGTGGGTAGCTTCGCGCGCCACCATCACCAttcggccgcggcggcggcggcggctgctgccGAGATGCAGGACCGCGAACTGAGCCTGGCCGCGGCGCAGAACGGCTTCGTGGACTCGGCGGCCGCGCACATGGGCGCCTTCAAGCTCAACCCAGGCGCGCACGAGCTGTCCCCCGGCCAGAGTTCGGCGTTCACGTCGCAGGGCCCCGGCGCCTACCCCGGCTCTGCCgcggctgccgccgccgccgccgcgctcggGCCCCATGCAGCGCACGTCGGCTCCTACTCTGGGCCGCCTTTCAACTCCACCCGGGACTTCCTGTTCCGCAGCCGCGGCTTCGGGGACTCGGCGCCCGGCGGCGGACAGCATGGGCTGTTTGGGCCAGGAGCCGGCGGCCTGCACCATGCGCACTCGGACGCGCAGGGTCACCTCCTCTTCCCTGGCCTCCCGGAGCAGCACGGGCCGCACGGCTCTCAGAATGTGCTCAACGGGCAGATGCGCCTGGGGCTGCCGGGCGAGGTATTCGGGCGCTCGGAGCAGTACCGCCAGGTGGCCAGCCCGCGGACCGACCCCTACTCAGCGGCGCAGCTCCACAACCAGTACGGCCCCATGAATATGAACATGGGTATGAACATGGCAGCGGCCGCggcccatcaccaccaccaccaccaccaccctggtgCCTTTTTCCGCTACATGCGGCAGCAGTGCATCAAGCAGGAGCTCATCTGCAAGTGGATCGACCCGGAGCAGCTGAGCAACCCCAAGAAGAGCTGCAACAAAACTTTCAGCACCATGCACGAGCTGGTGACCCACGTTTCCGTGGAGCACGTCGGCGGCCCGGAACAGAGCAACCACGTCTGCTTCTGGGAGGAGTGTCCGCGCGAGGGCAAACCCTTCAAGGCCAAATACAAACTGGTCAACCACATCCGCGTGCACACAGGCGAGAaacccttcccctgccccttcccggGCTGCGGCAAGGTCTTTGCGCGCTCCGAGAACCTCAAGATCCACAAAAGGACCCACACAG GGGAGAAGCCGTTCCAGTGTGAGTTCGAGGGCTGCGACCGGCGCTTCGCCAACAGCAGCGACAGGAAGAAGCACATGCACGTCCACACCTCCGATAAGCCCTATCTGTGCAAGATGTGCGACAAGTCCTACACGCACCCCAGCTCGCTGCGGAAACACATGAAG GTCCATGAGTCCTCTCCGCAGGGCTCCGAGTCCTCCCCAGCCGCCAGCTCAGGCTACGAGTCGTCCACGCCCCCGGGGCTGGTGTCCCCCAGCGCCGAGCCGCAGAGCAGCTCTAACCTctccccggcggcggcggcggcggcggcagcggcggcggcggcggcggcggccgtgTCCGCGGTGCACCGGGGCGGAGGttcgggcggcggcggcgcgagCGGCGGCTCCGGCGGAGGcagcggcggcgggggcggcggcggggcgggcggcgggggcggcggcggcagcggcggcgggggCAGCGGGACAGCCGGGGGCCACAGCGGCCTCTCCTCCAACTTCAATGAATGGTACGTGTGA